The following is a genomic window from Calditrichota bacterium.
AGTTCCGCGACGTAGAACTATTGACCGCACCGCCTCCTGCCAGCGGCGGTGCAGCGCTCCTCGAAGGCCTTGCCCTGATCGAAGCGACCGACGCTACCCGGGACGGCTTCGATGCCCCTTGGACGACCCATCAGATGGCTCAGGCGTTGCAGCAAACCAACGCCGACGCGGCATTTTGGGGCGACGACTTCCCCGGTACTATGACCGGCGCGAAACTTCTCGATCCGGAACGGATCCGCAAGGCTACTGCAGGAATTGAGCCTAAGTCCACACCCGGCGCCCGGACCGCCATCCCGATCGACCTGTCAACGCCGGGCAACACGACGCATTTGGTCGTCGTAGACCGTCATGGCAATGTTGTGTCGTTGACGCAGTCGATCAATTACTTCTTTGGCGCTGGCGTAATGGCGGGCGAGACCGGGCTCCTGTTGAACAATCAGATGGCCGATTTCAGTGCCCCGCCCGACTCGAACAACCTGGTCGCACCTCGTCGCCGGCCCCGGTCGAATATGGCGCCGCTCATCGCGCTGCGCAATGGTCGGCCGATCCTGGCGCTTGGCACGCCGGGCGGAGCCCGCATTGTCCCGACGATGATGCAGTTGACGGTCAACCTCTTCGACTTTGAGATGGGGATTTCGCAGGCGATAGACGCGCCGCGCTTCAACGCCGTTCACCATCAAATCGTCCTGGAAAATCGCCGCGATCCGCGTCGTCTTACAGCGTTAAAGCGGCTCGGCTATCAGGTTCAAACCGCTCCGCCCTTTCACCTCTATTTCGGCGGTGCGCACGGCATTTGGATCGATCCAGTTAGTGGCATGCTATTCGGGGCAGCGGATCGTCGTCGGGGCGGCGCGGCGCGTGGACTTTGACGACCTTCGAGTGAGAGTAGGTAAAACCGTCCCGCAGGCCGGCGCGTGAATCATCCGGGCGGCCTCGCACTTTTCGCGATCATGTTGGGGGTCTTCTTCGCCGGTCTCTTCTGGCGACGTTTGCCCATCGGAGTTGCGCTTCTTGTCGCTGCCGCTGTCGGGCTTCCCGTTTCGGGGATGGGGATCCCGCTTCGGCACCTTGTCGAAGGTGCGTTTACCTACTTCGATCCGATGATGATCATCTTCAGTGCAATGTTCTTTATGAAGGTGATCGAGGCGGACGGTTCGCTACGGCGGTTGGCAGTCTGGTTTCTCAGCACCTTTGGGCGCAGTCCGGCGCTTTTGGTGGTAGTGATGACGCTCTTTATAATGTTCCCGGCGATGCTGACCGGCATCTCGACGACGTCGGTGCTCACCACCGGTGCACTGATGGCACCGCCCTTGATCGCCTCGGGCTTATCGCGGACCAAGACCGCGGCGCTGATTGGATTCGTCAGCGTTATGGGCATGCTGGCTCCGCCGATCAACCTCCTGGCGATGGTGATCGGTCAGGGCGTCGATATGCCCTACATAGGGTTTGCATGGCCGTTGCTGACTATTTCGCTGCCACCGGCGCTTGCCGGGACGATCCTAATGGGTTATAAAGCCTTGAAAAAGGCGGACATCGCCTCCGCGGTGAATGCTCTTCCCGGGGATAGCAAGAGGAAGACCCGGCTCCCGTTTCTGCCGTTGGGGCTGGTGCTCGGCCTTATGATAGCCATACGGTTGATGCCGGGGCAAATCCCCGATGTTGGCATTCCGACTATCTTTATGGCTGGCATTATCGCAGCCCTGATGTTGAACGGATTCGCGGGCGTCGGCCGATCCCTCTATGACTCACTGCGAATGAGTCTGCCGGTACTCGGACTCCTTGCCGGTGTCGGTGCCTTCCTGCAGGTGATGACTCTGACCGGTGCTCGCGGCGAATTGGTAGTCGCCGTGCTGGGGCTGCCGGCAGGTCTTAAGTATGCAGGGTTGGCGGTTGCGCTGCCCTTCTTCGGAGGGATATCGGCCTTTGCCTCTTCGATGGTCTTCGGGGTGCCGTTTCTGCTCTCGTTTCTGGGCAGCGGCAGTGAGATCGTCATTTGTGCCGGCCTGACGGTCCTTGCCGGACTGGGCGACCTTTTGCCCCCCGGCGCAATCAACGCTCGTTTTGCGGTCCAGGTCGCCGGTGCCGACCGGCTAACCGACGTCATTCGGACACTTGCACCTTATCTTCTAACCACGGCCTTGCTTGCACTGGCTGCGATTCACTGGTCCGGGCACCTGAACTGGCTGGTGAGCAGATAGTGTTGTCGAGCGTCTGTTAGAGGGTGCGCTCCGTCACAATCAACTTCAATGATAGGTCTATCTTGGGAGGCATGCCAAGCCGTCACATAGATCGTGCTTTCCGGAACCGGACGCGGGTCATCGGGATCATTCTGCTGGCGCTGCTAACAATTGTTCCGCTCTTTGCGGCTACGCCGAAGGTTACTCCGGGCCAGATGATGAAGATCACAGTCGCGGATCACCCGGAGTTCTCGCAATCGGTTCTGGTGCGACAGGACGGAACGACCGAGTATCCACTGCTCGCCGGAGTACCGCTGGGAGGACTAACCGTCTCCGAAGTGCGTGCCCTGTTGCTTCCGATACTGCTCCGGTACGAGCGCGAACCCGAAGTCTTCATAGTGCTGTCGGAACAGAAGTTAGTGCGCTTTCAGGTCTATGGCGCGGTGCATTCGCCCGGCAAGTATGAGTCCGAGGCGCCGCTAAACCTTCAGCAAGCCTTGCGTATGGCGGGCGGACCTCTGCCGGAGTCCGAAGGCGGCGAGGTGCGCATACTTCGCATCATCGACGACCAGAGGATCGACATTCCTGTCGATCTGAGCCACTATTTTGAACACGATTCGCTGCGTCTGGCACCGGAAATCATCGACGGCGACATCATCGTCCAACCCAATTTATCGGATGCCACCAAAGTTCGGGTGCTGGGTATGGTGCAGTCGCCGCTTGCCTATGCG
Proteins encoded in this region:
- the ggt gene encoding gamma-glutamyltransferase, yielding MRSIEFTDQSALRLRESTWLSILSGLILLAGCAPKWKVSPPVVAPPAVESSEGMVVAAHPLAAEAGVEIIRQGGNAVDAALAALFMLNVVEPHASGLGGGGFGLVRMSDGEARIVVYRERAPRQADPAIYYDPADSLHRLRGGGASVAVPGAPAGWAELHSRWATMPLEKLADQSVRTARDGFPVDPTLAQLTKDYFTLLSSDSLLREVFLKDGLPMEPGDTLRQPALAATLESLTRKGLGSFYRGPIAEAVVSAVQQKGGFLTAEDLEYYRCDVVDPLIGKFRDVELLTAPPPASGGAALLEGLALIEATDATRDGFDAPWTTHQMAQALQQTNADAAFWGDDFPGTMTGAKLLDPERIRKATAGIEPKSTPGARTAIPIDLSTPGNTTHLVVVDRHGNVVSLTQSINYFFGAGVMAGETGLLLNNQMADFSAPPDSNNLVAPRRRPRSNMAPLIALRNGRPILALGTPGGARIVPTMMQLTVNLFDFEMGISQAIDAPRFNAVHHQIVLENRRDPRRLTALKRLGYQVQTAPPFHLYFGGAHGIWIDPVSGMLFGAADRRRGGAARGL
- a CDS encoding TRAP transporter large permease subunit — its product is MNHPGGLALFAIMLGVFFAGLFWRRLPIGVALLVAAAVGLPVSGMGIPLRHLVEGAFTYFDPMMIIFSAMFFMKVIEADGSLRRLAVWFLSTFGRSPALLVVVMTLFIMFPAMLTGISTTSVLTTGALMAPPLIASGLSRTKTAALIGFVSVMGMLAPPINLLAMVIGQGVDMPYIGFAWPLLTISLPPALAGTILMGYKALKKADIASAVNALPGDSKRKTRLPFLPLGLVLGLMIAIRLMPGQIPDVGIPTIFMAGIIAALMLNGFAGVGRSLYDSLRMSLPVLGLLAGVGAFLQVMTLTGARGELVVAVLGLPAGLKYAGLAVALPFFGGISAFASSMVFGVPFLLSFLGSGSEIVICAGLTVLAGLGDLLPPGAINARFAVQVAGADRLTDVIRTLAPYLLTTALLALAAIHWSGHLNWLVSR